One window from the genome of Rhodobacteraceae bacterium S2214 encodes:
- the rplT gene encoding 50S ribosomal protein L20, translated as MRVKGGTVTHRRHKKVLDAAKGYYDRRSKTFKVAKQAVDKANQYATRDRHNRKRNFRALWIQRINAGVRSVDETLNYSKFINGLVLAGIEVDRKVLADLAVNEPDAFATIVGKAKDALAA; from the coding sequence ATGCGCGTTAAAGGTGGTACAGTCACTCATCGTCGTCACAAAAAGGTTCTCGACGCTGCCAAAGGTTATTACGACCGTCGTTCCAAGACTTTCAAAGTCGCGAAACAGGCCGTCGACAAAGCGAACCAATACGCTACTCGCGACCGTCACAACCGCAAGCGGAACTTCCGCGCGTTGTGGATCCAGCGGATCAACGCTGGTGTACGTTCGGTAGACGAAACATTGAACTACTCCAAGTTCATCAACGGCCTCGTTCTGGCTGGCATCGAAGTCGACCGTAAGGTTCTGGCTGACCTGGCCGTAAACGAACCAGACGCATTTGCGACAATCGTCGGCAAAGCAAAAGACGCACTGGCTGCCTAA
- the pheS gene encoding phenylalanine--tRNA ligase subunit alpha, whose translation MDDLKSKYLTLIADAGDENTLEDLRVQALGKKGEISLQMRELGKMTPEERQTAGPALNALKNEINSALAAKKSGLQDAALDERLRSEWLDVTLPSRQRPAGTIHPISQVTDEVTAIFADMGFSVAEGPQIESDWYNFDALNIPGHHPARAEMDTFYTHRAEGDNRPPHVLRTHTSPVQIRSLEANGAPIRIICPGRVYRADYDQTHTPMFNQVEGLAIDKDISMANLKWVLEEFVKAFFEVDDVELRFRASHFPFTEPSAEVDIRCSWEGGTLKVGEGDDWLEILGSGMVHPKVLTAAGVDPNEYQGFAFGVGIDRIAMLKYGVPDLRAFFDSDLRWLRHYGFRSLDVPTLDGGLSR comes from the coding sequence ATGGACGATCTCAAATCCAAATACCTGACCCTGATTGCCGATGCTGGCGATGAAAACACCCTCGAAGACCTCCGCGTGCAGGCGCTTGGCAAAAAGGGCGAGATTTCCTTGCAGATGCGCGAGCTGGGCAAAATGACGCCAGAGGAACGCCAGACAGCGGGCCCCGCGTTGAATGCGCTCAAGAATGAAATCAACTCTGCGCTCGCCGCCAAGAAATCCGGCCTGCAAGACGCAGCGCTTGATGAACGCCTGCGCTCCGAATGGCTCGACGTCACGCTGCCCTCGCGCCAGCGCCCTGCAGGCACCATCCACCCGATTTCACAGGTCACGGATGAGGTCACCGCGATCTTCGCCGACATGGGCTTTTCGGTGGCCGAAGGCCCGCAGATTGAATCCGATTGGTACAACTTCGACGCGCTGAACATTCCGGGTCACCACCCTGCGCGCGCCGAGATGGACACGTTCTACACGCACCGCGCCGAAGGCGATAACCGCCCGCCGCACGTCCTGCGCACGCACACATCACCCGTGCAAATCCGGTCGCTCGAAGCCAACGGCGCACCCATCCGCATCATCTGCCCGGGCCGCGTTTACCGCGCCGACTACGACCAAACCCACACGCCGATGTTTAACCAAGTCGAAGGCCTCGCCATCGACAAAGACATCTCCATGGCGAACCTGAAATGGGTGCTCGAAGAATTCGTGAAAGCGTTCTTCGAAGTCGACGACGTCGAACTCCGCTTCCGCGCCTCCCACTTCCCGTTCACCGAACCATCCGCAGAGGTCGACATCCGCTGCTCATGGGAAGGCGGAACACTGAAAGTCGGCGAAGGCGACGACTGGCTCGAAATCCTCGGCTCCGGCATGGTGCACCCGAAAGTGCTGACAGCAGCAGGCGTCGATCCAAACGAATACCAAGGCTTCGCGTTCGGCGTCGGCATCGACCGCATCGCGATGCTTAAATACGGAGTCCCCGACCTCCGCGCCTTCTTCGACAGCGACCTGCGCTGGCTGCGACACTACGGTTTCCGGTCATTGGACGTGCCGACATTGGATGGTGGCCTGTCGCGGTGA
- the rpmI gene encoding 50S ribosomal protein L35 has product MPKMKTKSSCKKRFKTTASGRVVAAQAGKQHGMIKRTNKFLRNARGTTTLSKADEGIVKSMMPYAR; this is encoded by the coding sequence ATGCCTAAGATGAAGACAAAATCGAGCTGCAAAAAGCGGTTCAAGACGACGGCGTCAGGCCGTGTCGTCGCAGCCCAAGCGGGCAAGCAGCACGGCATGATCAAGCGCACAAACAAATTCCTTCGTAACGCTCGTGGCACAACCACTTTGAGCAAAGCAGACGAAGGTATCGTTAAATCAATGATGCCTTACGCACGTTAA
- the speB gene encoding agmatinase, whose protein sequence is MAQNDYDAGRLNLPFVGISTFGKRPYVSNWSAIDADVAILGAPFDFGTQFRPGARFGPRAVREASTLFSFGHGGAYDHEDDATYLGSDVRIVDIGDADIVHTDTDKSHTNIKQGVAAILKAGALPVTIGGDHSINIPCIDAFADQGDIHILQIDAHLDFVDVRHGVRNGHGNPMRRAAEKSYVTGLTQVGIRNVSSTAKEGYDDARKMGSDIISVRQMRKLGADEVINRIPKDARVYVTIDIDGFCPSIAPGTGTPSHGGFLYYEVLEMLQALANRNDVAGIDLVEVAPAYDQTDSTAILAAQVLLNFLGFIFHARG, encoded by the coding sequence ATGGCACAAAACGACTACGACGCCGGTCGTTTGAACCTTCCCTTCGTTGGCATCTCGACCTTCGGCAAGCGGCCTTACGTTTCAAATTGGTCTGCCATCGACGCCGACGTCGCCATTCTTGGCGCCCCTTTCGATTTCGGCACCCAATTCCGCCCGGGCGCCCGGTTTGGTCCGCGTGCCGTGCGCGAGGCGTCGACCCTGTTCAGCTTCGGTCACGGCGGGGCGTATGACCACGAAGACGACGCCACCTATCTCGGGTCCGACGTCCGTATCGTCGATATCGGGGACGCAGATATCGTCCACACAGACACCGACAAAAGCCACACGAATATCAAACAGGGGGTCGCGGCGATCCTCAAAGCGGGGGCGTTGCCCGTCACCATTGGCGGTGATCATTCAATCAACATTCCCTGCATTGATGCCTTCGCGGATCAAGGCGACATCCACATCCTGCAAATTGACGCGCATCTCGATTTTGTCGACGTGCGGCATGGCGTACGCAACGGGCATGGCAACCCAATGCGCCGCGCGGCGGAAAAGTCATATGTCACCGGCCTGACCCAAGTCGGCATCCGCAATGTGTCGTCCACTGCTAAAGAAGGCTACGACGACGCGCGCAAAATGGGGTCCGACATCATCTCGGTCCGGCAAATGCGCAAACTCGGGGCTGATGAGGTGATCAACCGTATCCCCAAGGACGCCCGCGTCTACGTCACCATCGACATCGACGGGTTTTGCCCGTCCATCGCCCCCGGCACAGGCACGCCCAGCCATGGCGGGTTCCTCTATTATGAAGTGCTCGAAATGCTACAGGCCCTCGCCAATCGAAACGATGTCGCCGGTATTGATCTGGTCGAAGTCGCCCCCGCCTACGATCAAACCGACAGCACCGCGATCCTCGCAGCACAGGTCCTGTTGAATTTCCTCGGCTTCATCTTCCACGCACGGGGCTAG